The Poecilia reticulata strain Guanapo linkage group LG13, Guppy_female_1.0+MT, whole genome shotgun sequence genome has a segment encoding these proteins:
- the LOC103475001 gene encoding high affinity cationic amino acid transporter 1-like isoform X2, giving the protein MILAKLQGIGKQLLRVKVVDCSLDETRLARCLRTFDLVALGVGSTLGAGVYVLAGAVTRETAGPGIVLSFLIAALASVLAGLCYAEFGARVPKTGSAYLYCYVTVGELGAFITGWNLILSYVIGTSSVARAWSAAFDELTGKHIEQFCKQHMKINVQWLAEYPDIFAVFIILSLTALLAFGVKESAMVNKVFTCVNVLVLLFVIISGLVKGDLKNWKLNPEEILNATGNATNNTSFPHPETLGAGGFMPFGWTGILSGAATCFYAFVGFDCIATTGEEVKNPQRAIPIGIVASLLICFVAYFGVSAALTVMMPYYMLDKNSPLPVAFQYVGWEGATYAVAIGSLCALSTSLLGSMFPLPRIIFAMARDGVIFSFLARVGERKTPIVSTLVAGLLSAVMAFLFELKDLVDLMSIGTLLAYTLVAACVLVLRYQPEQPSTAYEMANTQEEPESCSEGNSDVFPQPEDTISIKNLLSPSNPEPSPLSGRTVKICTSIIGVMVCVFSAVAAQQTLAPWAVALMSVSMAVCVLLTFVIYRQPQSKAKLAFKVPLVPFVPITSMFVNVYLMMQLNKGTWVRFSIWMLIGIFIYFVYGFRNSAEATRSDACSIKGEPMTREKEALNTPNCTRDGDD; this is encoded by the exons ATGATTCTGGCTAAATTACAAGGCATTGGGAAGCAGCTCCTGAGGGTGAAGGTTGTGGACTGCAGCTTAGACGAAACCCGGCTGGCCCGATGCCTCAGGACCTTTGACCTGGTGGCCCTGGGCGTTGGGAGCACATTGGGTGCCGGTGTTTATGTGCTCGCTGGTGCCGTAACTCGTGAAACCGCTGGACCTGGCATCGTCCTCTCATTTCTCATTGCTGCGCTAGCTTCCGTGCTAGCCGGTCTGTGCTACGCTGAGTTTGGAGCCCGTGTCCCGAAAACCGGCTCAGCTTACCTCTACTGCTATGTGACGGTGGGAGAACTGGGGGCTTTTATTACGGGCTGGAACCTCATTCTTTCCTATGTCATTG GAACTTCAAGTGTGGCGAGGGCTTGGAGCGCCGCCTTTGATGAGCTCACCGGAAAGCACATTGAGCAATTTTGCAAACAACACATGAAAATTAATGTACAGTGGCTGGCAGAGTATCCGGACATATTTGCTGTCTTCATCATTCTCTCTCTGACAG CGTTGCTTGCTTTTGGAGTCAAAGAATCGGCCATGGTGAATAAAGTATTCACTTGCGTCAATGTGCTTGTCCTGCTGTTTGTGATCATCTCTGGACTGGTTAAAGGAGACctaaaaaactggaaactgaACCCTGAAGAGATCCTCAACGCCACTGGAAATGCCACCAATAA TACTTCATTTCCCCACCCTGAAACTCTTGGTGCAGGCGGCTTCATGCCGTTCGGGTGGACTGGGATCCTCTCTGGTGCAGCCACCTGTTTTTATGCCTTTGTGGGGTTTGACTGCATTGCCACTACAG GAGAGGAAGTGAAGAACCCCCAGAGGGCCATTCCCATCGGCATTGTGGCCTCTCTCCTCATCTGTTTCGTGGCTTACTTCGGCGTTTCGGCGGCTCTCACTGTTATGATGCCGTACTACATGCTGGACAAGAACAGCCCTCTTCCAGTGGCCTTTCAGTATGTAGGCTGGGAGGGAGCCACTTATGCAGTAGCCATTGGCTCTTTATGTGCTCTGTCGACCAG CCTCCTTGGCTCCATGTTTCCACTGCCACGCATTATCTTTGCTATGGCTCGTGACGGGGTGATTTTCTCGTTTCTGGCTCGTGTCGGCGAGAGGAAGACGCCCATCGTCTCCACCTTGGTGGCAGGGCTGCTGTCTG CTGTGATGGCTTTCCTGTTTGAGCTAAAGGACCTGGTGGATCTCATGTCTATTGGCACTTTACTGGCCTATACTCTGGTTGCTGCCTGTGTTTTGGTACTCAG GTACCAGCCTGAGCAGCCGAGTACGGCCTATGAGATGGCCAACACCCAGGAGGAGCCGGAGTCTTGCAGCGAAGGGAACTCTGACGTCTTTCCTCAACCAGAAGATACGATCAGCATCAAGAATCTCCTGTCCCCCTCCAACCCCGAACCCTCTCCTCTGTCTGGTCGTACCGTCAAAATCTGCACCAGCATAATTG GTGTAatggtgtgtgttttcagtgctGTTGCTGCTCAACAAACTCTGGCCCCCTGGGCTGTGGCTCTGATGAGTGTTAGCATGGCGGTTTGTGTGCTTCTCACCTTTGTTATATACAGGCAGCCTCAGAGCAAAGCCAAGCTGGCTTTTAAG GTTCCCTTGGTGCCCTTCGTTCCCATCACCAGCATGTTTGTCAATGTCTACCTGATGATGCAGCTCAACAAAGGAACCTGGGTGCGCTTTAGCATTTGGATGCTGATAG GTATCTTTATCTACTTCGTCTATGGCTTTCGGAACAGCGCAGAGGCGACCAGGTCTGATGCCTGCTCAATAAAAGGAGAGCCAATGACTAGAGAAAAGGAGGCCTTGAACACACCAAACTGCACTCGAGACGGTGACGACTGA
- the LOC103475001 gene encoding high affinity cationic amino acid transporter 1-like isoform X1: MILAKLQGIGKQLLRVKVVDCSLDETRLARCLRTFDLVALGVGSTLGAGVYVLAGAVTRETAGPGIVLSFLIAALASVLAGLCYAEFGARVPKTGSAYLYCYVTVGELGAFITGWNLILSYVIGTSSVARAWSAAFDELTGKHIEQFCKQHMKINVQWLAEYPDIFAVFIILSLTALLAFGVKESAMVNKVFTCVNVLVLLFVIISGLVKGDLKNWKLNPEEILNATGNATNNTSFPHPETLGAGGFMPFGWTGILSGAATCFYAFVGFDCIATTGEEVKNPQRAIPIGIVASLLICFVAYFGVSAALTVMMPYYMLDKNSPLPVAFQYVGWEGATYAVAIGSLCALSTSLLGSMFPMPRVIWAMAEDGLLFKCLAKISSRTKTPLTATVTSGMVAAVMAFLFELKDLVDLMSIGTLLAYTLVAACVLVLRYQPEQPSTAYEMANTQEEPESCSEGNSDVFPQPEDTISIKNLLSPSNPEPSPLSGRTVKICTSIIGVMVCVFSAVAAQQTLAPWAVALMSVSMAVCVLLTFVIYRQPQSKAKLAFKVPLVPFVPITSMFVNVYLMMQLNKGTWVRFSIWMLIGIFIYFVYGFRNSAEATRSDACSIKGEPMTREKEALNTPNCTRDGDD, translated from the exons ATGATTCTGGCTAAATTACAAGGCATTGGGAAGCAGCTCCTGAGGGTGAAGGTTGTGGACTGCAGCTTAGACGAAACCCGGCTGGCCCGATGCCTCAGGACCTTTGACCTGGTGGCCCTGGGCGTTGGGAGCACATTGGGTGCCGGTGTTTATGTGCTCGCTGGTGCCGTAACTCGTGAAACCGCTGGACCTGGCATCGTCCTCTCATTTCTCATTGCTGCGCTAGCTTCCGTGCTAGCCGGTCTGTGCTACGCTGAGTTTGGAGCCCGTGTCCCGAAAACCGGCTCAGCTTACCTCTACTGCTATGTGACGGTGGGAGAACTGGGGGCTTTTATTACGGGCTGGAACCTCATTCTTTCCTATGTCATTG GAACTTCAAGTGTGGCGAGGGCTTGGAGCGCCGCCTTTGATGAGCTCACCGGAAAGCACATTGAGCAATTTTGCAAACAACACATGAAAATTAATGTACAGTGGCTGGCAGAGTATCCGGACATATTTGCTGTCTTCATCATTCTCTCTCTGACAG CGTTGCTTGCTTTTGGAGTCAAAGAATCGGCCATGGTGAATAAAGTATTCACTTGCGTCAATGTGCTTGTCCTGCTGTTTGTGATCATCTCTGGACTGGTTAAAGGAGACctaaaaaactggaaactgaACCCTGAAGAGATCCTCAACGCCACTGGAAATGCCACCAATAA TACTTCATTTCCCCACCCTGAAACTCTTGGTGCAGGCGGCTTCATGCCGTTCGGGTGGACTGGGATCCTCTCTGGTGCAGCCACCTGTTTTTATGCCTTTGTGGGGTTTGACTGCATTGCCACTACAG GAGAGGAAGTGAAGAACCCCCAGAGGGCCATTCCCATCGGCATTGTGGCCTCTCTCCTCATCTGTTTCGTGGCTTACTTCGGCGTTTCGGCGGCTCTCACTGTTATGATGCCGTACTACATGCTGGACAAGAACAGCCCTCTTCCAGTGGCCTTTCAGTATGTAGGCTGGGAGGGAGCCACTTATGCAGTAGCCATTGGCTCTTTATGTGCTCTGTCGACCAG CTTGCTGGGCTCCATGTTCCCAATGCCAAGAGTGATCTGGGCCATGGCGGAGGATGGCCTGCTCTTCAAATGTTTGGCTAAAATCAGCTCGCGAACCAAAACCCCGCTAACAGCTACAGTAACCTCCGGCATGGTCGCAG CTGTGATGGCTTTCCTGTTTGAGCTAAAGGACCTGGTGGATCTCATGTCTATTGGCACTTTACTGGCCTATACTCTGGTTGCTGCCTGTGTTTTGGTACTCAG GTACCAGCCTGAGCAGCCGAGTACGGCCTATGAGATGGCCAACACCCAGGAGGAGCCGGAGTCTTGCAGCGAAGGGAACTCTGACGTCTTTCCTCAACCAGAAGATACGATCAGCATCAAGAATCTCCTGTCCCCCTCCAACCCCGAACCCTCTCCTCTGTCTGGTCGTACCGTCAAAATCTGCACCAGCATAATTG GTGTAatggtgtgtgttttcagtgctGTTGCTGCTCAACAAACTCTGGCCCCCTGGGCTGTGGCTCTGATGAGTGTTAGCATGGCGGTTTGTGTGCTTCTCACCTTTGTTATATACAGGCAGCCTCAGAGCAAAGCCAAGCTGGCTTTTAAG GTTCCCTTGGTGCCCTTCGTTCCCATCACCAGCATGTTTGTCAATGTCTACCTGATGATGCAGCTCAACAAAGGAACCTGGGTGCGCTTTAGCATTTGGATGCTGATAG GTATCTTTATCTACTTCGTCTATGGCTTTCGGAACAGCGCAGAGGCGACCAGGTCTGATGCCTGCTCAATAAAAGGAGAGCCAATGACTAGAGAAAAGGAGGCCTTGAACACACCAAACTGCACTCGAGACGGTGACGACTGA